One region of Sulfuriroseicoccus oceanibius genomic DNA includes:
- the aat gene encoding leucyl/phenylalanyl-tRNA--protein transferase, with protein sequence MVACDSRGVSEFAPIGEIIDPDFLLSAYASGMFPMAMEDGHIGWFSPEMRGVIPLDEFHIPKGLRRVLKKQPFEIRVDTAFLEVIEGCAERDETWISETIVRTYWELHRLGCAHSVEAWRDGELVGGLYGVRLGSAFFGESMFSRVSEASKVSLVHLVERMRAGGFTLLDTQWSNDHLVQFGCVEMPADEYDQLLDIAVDGDADWWAIDGGRPE encoded by the coding sequence ATGGTGGCATGCGATAGTCGCGGGGTGAGTGAATTTGCCCCAATAGGAGAGATCATAGATCCGGATTTTTTGTTGTCGGCTTATGCTTCAGGCATGTTTCCGATGGCGATGGAGGACGGGCATATCGGGTGGTTTTCGCCAGAGATGCGTGGGGTGATTCCATTGGATGAGTTTCATATCCCCAAGGGCTTGCGCCGCGTGTTGAAGAAACAACCATTTGAGATCCGGGTGGACACTGCGTTTCTCGAGGTGATCGAGGGCTGTGCCGAGAGGGATGAGACGTGGATTTCCGAGACGATTGTGCGGACGTACTGGGAGCTGCACCGGCTGGGGTGCGCGCATTCGGTGGAAGCGTGGCGGGATGGCGAGTTGGTGGGCGGCTTGTATGGCGTGCGCCTTGGGTCCGCGTTTTTCGGTGAGTCTATGTTTTCGCGGGTGAGTGAGGCCTCGAAGGTGAGCTTGGTGCACTTGGTCGAGCGGATGCGGGCCGGTGGGTTTACCTTGCTGGACACGCAATGGAGCAACGATCATCTGGTGCAGTTCGGCTGTGTGGAAATGCCGGCTGACGAGTATGACCAGCTATTGGATATCGCGGTGGATGGCGATGCGGACTGGTGGGCGATCGATGGCGGGCGGCCTGAGTAG